The Aggregatilinea lenta genome includes a region encoding these proteins:
- a CDS encoding septum formation initiator family protein, translating into MSDPSSSASQKASARNARRSRRQSLSSVQIVFALLLSIGLLLVINFSGRIARGQQMETARRQLQSTLDVLQIQSESLQRERDYAASDASIEEWAHQEGKMVREGEILIIPIPGGGQAEPTPTPTPPALIIAPPTPQQDEPNWSLWWNLFFDGEPPF; encoded by the coding sequence ATGAGCGATCCGTCCTCCTCAGCTTCGCAAAAAGCATCCGCGCGGAACGCGCGCCGCAGCCGTCGCCAATCGCTGTCGAGCGTGCAGATCGTGTTTGCGCTGCTGCTGTCGATTGGCTTGCTGCTGGTGATCAACTTCAGCGGGCGCATCGCGCGCGGCCAGCAGATGGAAACCGCGCGCCGCCAGCTTCAGTCTACGCTCGACGTGCTGCAAATCCAGAGCGAATCCCTCCAGCGCGAGCGCGATTATGCCGCCAGCGATGCCAGCATCGAAGAGTGGGCGCACCAGGAAGGCAAGATGGTGCGCGAAGGCGAAATCCTGATTATCCCCATCCCCGGCGGCGGGCAGGCCGAGCCGACGCCGACCCCCACGCCGCCCGCGCTGATCATCGCGCCGCCCACGCCGCAGCAGGATGAGCCGAACTGGTCGCTGTGGTGGAACCTGTTCTTCGACGGTGAGCCGCCGTTCTAG
- a CDS encoding DUF1028 domain-containing protein, translated as MKTPPLCTFSIVACDLSVPAWGVAVASKFLAAGAVVSWARAGAGAVATQAHAKVPFGTQGLNLMASGLSAEQALTRLIAGDEGRAQRQVGLVDVQGRAAAYTGEACMDWAGDRVGQGYACQGNILTGPETLDAMADAYERTPGALEQRLLAALDAGDRAGGDRRGKQSAGLLVVKPGGGYGGDNDRYLDLRVDDDPDPVGRLAHLLALHALYFGASDGDALLPIDGTLAAELQTVLIRQGYLDGPASGAWDAASVDAFWRFVGTENLEERWSPDAPDALDPVVLDFIRGRFPG; from the coding sequence ATGAAAACCCCTCCGCTTTGCACGTTTTCCATCGTCGCGTGCGATCTGTCCGTGCCCGCCTGGGGCGTAGCTGTGGCGAGCAAGTTCCTGGCGGCAGGCGCGGTCGTGAGTTGGGCGCGTGCGGGCGCTGGCGCGGTGGCGACCCAGGCGCACGCGAAAGTTCCGTTTGGCACGCAAGGACTGAACCTGATGGCGAGCGGCCTCAGCGCGGAGCAGGCCCTGACGCGCCTGATCGCAGGCGACGAGGGCCGCGCGCAGCGGCAGGTCGGGCTGGTCGACGTGCAGGGTCGCGCCGCAGCATATACCGGCGAGGCGTGTATGGACTGGGCCGGGGACCGCGTGGGGCAGGGGTACGCGTGCCAGGGCAATATTCTGACCGGGCCGGAAACGCTCGACGCGATGGCGGATGCCTACGAGCGCACGCCCGGCGCGCTGGAGCAGCGCCTGTTAGCGGCGCTTGACGCGGGTGACCGGGCAGGGGGCGACCGGCGCGGCAAGCAGTCGGCGGGCCTGTTGGTGGTCAAGCCGGGTGGCGGGTACGGCGGCGACAACGACCGCTATCTTGACCTGCGTGTGGACGACGATCCCGACCCGGTGGGGCGGCTGGCGCATTTGCTGGCGCTGCACGCGCTCTACTTCGGCGCATCGGACGGCGACGCTCTGCTGCCCATCGACGGAACCCTGGCGGCAGAACTACAAACTGTGCTGATCCGGCAGGGGTACCTGGACGGCCCGGCCAGCGGCGCATGGGATGCGGCCTCGGTGGATGCCTTCTGGCGCTTCGTCGGCACGGAAAACCTGGAAGAACGCTGGTCTCCGGACGCGCCGGATGCGCTCGACCCGGTCGTGCTCGACTTCATCCGCGGGCGCTTCCCCGGCTGA
- a CDS encoding DUF309 domain-containing protein, with protein MPLNVLETRLLAFVGDLVRQPDAARRDEMDCQCGQPLPPRGVEGVARFNAGEYYAQHDLFEAQWVAEPGPVRDLYRAILQVGVAYYHVTRGNDRGALKMLRRSVQWFADLPDVCQGVDVRQLREDAARVRAALEGGDPAALDRARLPGVRLVDSGG; from the coding sequence TTGCCCCTGAATGTGCTCGAAACGCGCTTGCTGGCCTTTGTAGGGGATCTGGTGCGCCAGCCGGACGCCGCGCGCCGCGACGAGATGGACTGCCAGTGCGGGCAGCCGCTGCCGCCGCGCGGCGTAGAAGGCGTCGCCAGGTTCAACGCGGGCGAATATTACGCGCAGCACGACCTGTTCGAGGCACAGTGGGTGGCCGAGCCGGGTCCCGTGCGCGACCTCTACCGCGCGATCTTGCAGGTAGGCGTGGCCTATTATCACGTCACGCGCGGCAACGATCGCGGCGCGCTGAAGATGCTGCGGCGCAGCGTGCAGTGGTTCGCGGATCTGCCGGACGTGTGCCAGGGCGTGGACGTGCGCCAACTGCGTGAGGACGCGGCCCGCGTGCGCGCCGCGCTCGAAGGCGGCGATCCAGCAGCTTTGGACCGTGCGCGCCTGCCGG